One Melanotaenia boesemani isolate fMelBoe1 chromosome 8, fMelBoe1.pri, whole genome shotgun sequence DNA segment encodes these proteins:
- the fem1a gene encoding protein fem-1 homolog A codes for MDITTVVFNAARDGKLKLLQKLLSNKTPEELEALAEEKTQGGTALLIASRYGHLEVVDYLLEHCKANVELGGSVNFDGETIEGAPPLWAASAAGHLPVVKTLLKHGASVNNATLTNSTPLRAACFDGHLEIVRYLVEHRADMEVANRHGHTCLMISCYKGHKEIAKFLLDRGADVNRKSVKGNTALHDCAESGSLDIMKMLLKCNARMERDGYGMTPLLAASVTGHTNIVEYLAHQPLTSREERIDALELLGATFVDKKRDLLGAMRYWRRAMELRQPGDKVESLAKPPPGPPIPAYGCAQEVNTAEELEALITDPDEMRMQALLVRERILGPSHPDTSYYIRYRGAVYADSGNFERCISLWKYALDMQQSNLDPLSPMTASSFLSFAELFSFVLQDRAKGTLSTRVTFQDLMTVLGKSVREVERAVAQRDNPPEAPQFTKALSIILHLIFLLEKLDCSPEQEHQKKYTVYRLLKLNPRGRNGFTPLHMAVDKETTSVGRYPVGRFPSQAVTALLLECGADIDSRDCENNTPLHIAAKNGCPEIMTLLMKAGAHFDATNAQRKTAYELLDEHSSGHTALYPLNYITLQCLAARAIEKHRLPYRGLISEEMEAFIELH; via the coding sequence ATGGATATAACCACGGTGGTTTTCAACGCGGCCAGAGATGGTAAGCTGAAACTTCTCCAGAAGTTGCTGAGCAACAAAACTCCCGAGGAGCTGGAGGCATTAGCAGAGGAGAAAACACAGGGAGGCACGGCTCTGTTGATAGCCTCTAGATACGGACATTTAGAGGTTGTAGATTACCTCCTTGAACATTGTAAAGCAAATGTGGAACTCGGGGGTTCAGTCAACTTTGACGGCGAAACCATCGAGGGGGCTCCGCCGCTGTGGGCGGCTTCGGCAGCCGGTCACCTCCCTGTGGTTAAGACCCTACTAAAACACGGTGCCTCGGTGAACAACGCAACTTTAACTAACTCAACTCCGCTCCGAGCCGCCTGCTTTGACGGCCATCTGGAGATAGTCCGCTACCTGGTGGAGCACAGAGCTGACATGGAGGTCGCAAACCGCCACGGTCACACCTGTCTCATGATCTCCTGCTACAAGGGCCATAAAGAAATAGCCAAGTTCCTTCTGGACCGCGGTGCTGATGTTAATAGAAAAAGCGTAAAAGGAAACACCGCTCTTCACGACTGTGCTGAATCAGGTAGTCTGGATATCATGAAGATGCTGCTAAAGTGCAATGCCCGCATGGAGAGGGATGGATATGGAATGACCCCACTCCTGGCTGCAAGTGTAACAGGTCACACCAACATCGTGGAGTATCTAGCCCACCAGCCTTTGACATCCAGAGAAGAGCGGATTGATGCACTTGAACTATTAGGGGCTACTTTTGTTGACAAAAAGCGTGATCTGCTGGGGGCCATGAGGTACTGGAGAAGAGCCATGGAGCTGAGGCAACCAGGTGACAAAGTGGAATCACTGGCCAAGCCTCCACCTGGTCCCCCCATCCCTGCTTATGGCTGTGCACAGGAGGTGAACACTGCAGAGGAACTTGAAGCTTTGATCACAGACCCTGATGAAATGAGGATGCAGGCTTTGTTGGTTCGTGAGCGCATCCTGGGGCCATCCCACCCAGACACCTCTTATTACATCCGCTACAGGGGAGCTGTTTACGCTGACTCAGGCAACTTTGAACGCTGTATCAGTCTGTGGAAATACGCTTTAGATATGCAACAAAGCAACTTGGATCCTCTCAGTCCCATGACAGCCTCCAGTTTCCTGTCTTTTGCAgagcttttctcttttgtgcTTCAGGACCGCGCCAAAGGCACTCTGTCGACCCGTGTCACCTTCCAGGATCTAATGACTGTGCTGGGGAAAAGCGTGAGGGAGGTGGAGAGAGCCGTGGCACAGAGAGATAACCCTCCAGAAGCCCCTCAGTTCACAAAAGCTCTCTCCATCATCCTCCATCTCATCTTCCTACTGGAGAAGCTTGATTGCAGCCCCGAACAGGAGCACCAAAAGAAGTACACCGTGTACCGGCTGCTAAAGCTAAACCCTCGAGGTCGGAATGGCTTCACTCCTCTTCACATGGCTGTAGACAAAGAAACCACATCTGTGGGCCGCTACCCTGTAGGCCGCTTCCCATCTCAGGCAGTGACTGCCCTGCTGTTAGAGTGTGGTGCAGACATCGATTCACGTGACTGTGAAAACAACACACCACTGCACATCGCTGCTAAAAATGGTTGTCCAGAGATTATGACACTACTTATGAAGGCCGGGGCTCACTTTGATGCCACAAATGCACAGAGGAAGACGGCTTACGAGCTGTTGGATGAGCACAGCAGCGGGCACACGGCCCTCTACCCGCTAAACTACATCACCCTTCAGTGCCTGGCAGCACGTGCTATTGAAAAGCACAGACTGCCTTACAGAGGACTAATATCTGAGGAGATGGAAGCTTTCATTGAGCTACACTGA